In one Pseudomonas purpurea genomic region, the following are encoded:
- the fliI gene encoding flagellar protein export ATPase FliI, whose protein sequence is MRLDRTSFGKRLSTYAEATELPGQPILEGRLLRMVGLTLEAEGLRAAMGSRCMVINDDSYHPVQVEAEVMGFSGSKVFLMPVGSVAGIAPGARVVPLADTGRLPMGMSMLGRVLDGAGRALDGKGGMKAEDWVPMDGPTINPLKRDPISQPLDVGIRSINGLLTVGRGQRLGLFAGTGVGKSVLLGMMTRFTEADIIVVGLIGERGREVKEFIEHILGEEGLKRSVVVASPADDAPLMRLRAAMYCTRIAEYFRDKGKNVLLLMDSLTRFAQAQREIALAIGEPPATKGYPPSVFAKLPKLVERAGNAEAGGGSITAFYTVLSEGDDQQDPIADAARGVLDGHIVLSRRLAEEGHYPAIDIEASISRVMPSVVTPEHMKRAQFFKQLWSRYQQSRDLISVGAYVAGGDRETDTAISLQPSMLVYLRQGLNDNISLGESQAHLESVFAPVAGG, encoded by the coding sequence ATGCGCCTTGATCGCACCAGTTTCGGCAAGCGCCTGAGCACTTACGCCGAGGCCACCGAATTGCCGGGCCAGCCGATTCTTGAAGGTCGGTTGTTGCGCATGGTCGGCCTTACACTTGAAGCTGAAGGGCTGCGCGCCGCCATGGGCAGCCGCTGCATGGTCATCAACGACGACAGTTACCACCCGGTGCAGGTTGAAGCTGAGGTCATGGGGTTTTCCGGCAGCAAGGTATTCCTGATGCCGGTTGGCAGCGTTGCCGGTATTGCGCCGGGCGCCCGCGTGGTGCCGCTGGCCGATACCGGTCGTTTGCCGATGGGCATGAGCATGCTCGGGCGGGTGCTCGATGGCGCCGGTCGGGCGCTGGATGGCAAGGGCGGGATGAAAGCCGAAGACTGGGTGCCGATGGACGGTCCCACCATCAACCCGCTCAAGCGTGACCCGATCAGCCAGCCGCTGGATGTAGGTATTCGCAGCATCAACGGTTTGTTGACGGTCGGTCGCGGCCAGCGGCTCGGGCTGTTCGCCGGTACGGGCGTCGGTAAAAGTGTGCTACTGGGCATGATGACCCGGTTTACCGAAGCCGACATTATCGTGGTCGGGTTGATCGGCGAGCGGGGTCGTGAGGTTAAGGAATTCATCGAGCATATCCTCGGTGAAGAAGGGCTCAAGCGTTCGGTGGTGGTGGCGTCCCCGGCGGACGATGCACCGCTGATGCGCTTGCGGGCCGCGATGTACTGCACGCGGATCGCCGAGTATTTCCGCGACAAGGGCAAGAACGTCCTGTTGCTGATGGACTCGCTGACCCGTTTCGCCCAGGCCCAGCGGGAAATCGCGCTGGCCATTGGTGAGCCGCCAGCGACCAAGGGGTATCCGCCCTCGGTGTTCGCCAAGCTGCCGAAGTTGGTGGAGCGTGCCGGTAACGCGGAGGCGGGCGGAGGTTCGATCACCGCGTTCTACACCGTGCTGTCCGAAGGCGACGACCAACAGGACCCGATTGCGGACGCCGCGCGAGGTGTGCTCGACGGGCACATTGTGCTCTCGCGGCGACTGGCTGAAGAGGGGCACTATCCGGCAATCGATATTGAAGCGTCGATCAGCCGGGTCATGCCTTCGGTGGTGACGCCGGAGCACATGAAGCGTGCGCAGTTCTTCAAGCAGCTCTGGTCGCGTTATCAGCAAAGTCGCGACCTCATTAGCGTGGGGGCCTACGTGGCGGGCGGTGACCGGGAAACCGATACGGCGATTTCCCTGCAGCCATCAATGCTGGTTTATCTGCGCCAGGGCCTGAATGACAACATCAGCCTGGGGGAAAGCCAGGCTCATCTCGAGTCGGTCTTCGCTCCTGTGGCAGGCGGCTAA
- the fliM gene encoding flagellar motor switch protein FliM: MAVQDLLSQDEIDALLHGVDDGLVQTDNAADPGSVKSYDLTSQDRIVRGRMPTLEMINERFARYTRISMFNMLRRSADVAVGGVQVMKFGEYVHSLYVPTSLNLVKIKPLRGTALFILDAKLVFKLVDNFFGGDGRHAKIEGREFTPTELRVVRMVLEQAFVDLKEAWQAIMEVNFEYINSEVNPAMANIVGPSEAVVVSTFHIELDGGGGDLHVTMPYSMIEPVREMLDAGFQSDLDDQDERWVNALRQDVLDVDVPIGATVARRQLRLRDILHMQPGDVIPVEMPEEMIMRANGVPAFKVKMGSHKGNLALQVIEPIERR; encoded by the coding sequence ATGGCCGTGCAGGACCTGCTGTCCCAGGATGAGATCGATGCGCTGTTGCATGGTGTCGATGATGGTCTGGTACAGACCGATAACGCTGCCGATCCCGGCAGCGTCAAAAGTTATGACCTGACCAGTCAGGACCGGATCGTCCGTGGGCGCATGCCGACCCTGGAGATGATCAACGAACGTTTTGCCCGCTACACCCGCATCAGCATGTTCAACATGCTGCGCCGTTCGGCCGACGTTGCCGTTGGTGGCGTGCAGGTGATGAAGTTCGGCGAGTACGTGCATTCGCTGTACGTTCCAACCAGTCTCAACCTGGTCAAGATCAAGCCGCTGCGCGGTACGGCGCTGTTCATCCTTGACGCCAAGCTGGTGTTCAAGCTGGTGGACAACTTCTTCGGCGGTGACGGTCGTCACGCCAAGATCGAAGGCCGTGAGTTCACCCCGACCGAGTTGCGGGTGGTGCGCATGGTGCTCGAGCAGGCCTTCGTCGACTTGAAGGAAGCCTGGCAGGCGATCATGGAAGTGAACTTCGAGTACATCAACTCCGAAGTGAACCCGGCCATGGCTAATATCGTCGGCCCGAGCGAAGCGGTCGTGGTCTCCACGTTCCACATCGAACTCGATGGCGGTGGCGGTGACCTGCACGTGACCATGCCGTACTCGATGATCGAGCCGGTGCGCGAAATGCTCGACGCCGGTTTCCAGTCGGACCTCGACGATCAGGACGAGCGCTGGGTCAATGCCCTGCGTCAGGACGTGCTGGATGTCGACGTCCCTATCGGTGCCACGGTTGCCCGTCGCCAGCTGCGCCTGCGCGACATCCTGCACATGCAGCCGGGGGATGTAATCCCGGTCGAAATGCCGGAAGAAATGATCATGCGCGCCAACGGCGTGCCGGCCTTCAAGGTCAAGATGGGCTCCCACAAAGGCAACCTCGCGTTGCAAGTGATCGAGCCGATCGAGCGCCGTTAA
- a CDS encoding Hpt domain-containing protein, which yields MTDIHLDPEVLSALQEVMEDEYPILLETFLHDCEERLSCLHATDDPQQLVSTAHSFKGSSSNMGAKRLAELCDELEQCAKASPPMGIEQLVEDIAGEFAIVRRLYSEERQRFHC from the coding sequence GTGACTGACATTCATCTGGACCCTGAAGTACTGAGTGCGCTGCAGGAGGTGATGGAGGATGAGTACCCCATCCTGCTGGAGACTTTCCTGCATGACTGTGAAGAGCGTTTGAGTTGCCTGCACGCGACCGACGACCCGCAGCAACTCGTCAGCACGGCTCACAGCTTCAAGGGCAGCAGCAGCAACATGGGGGCCAAGCGGCTGGCTGAGCTGTGCGATGAGCTTGAGCAGTGTGCCAAGGCTTCGCCGCCCATGGGGATCGAACAGCTGGTGGAAGACATCGCGGGTGAGTTCGCCATCGTCCGGCGTCTTTACAGCGAAGAGCGCCAGCGATTCCATTGCTGA
- a CDS encoding flagellar hook-length control protein FliK has protein sequence MPLTPNMLIQAAAQAKTQAATANPSPTAIDTGANTTSFAQVFAQETTAKPAVTSDGPAKPGRDKASDSAGNKDVPADKSAAVQPAVADNGKSLPADKPVVSDDSATTDDTVKTDAPVADSAPVDPAVDPALLPVVQPTLPVADVQAPPVVVPTPQVEAPPAAVASAVQAPVVAPVVDPDFNPHADPLDSLPAVRLAMEQGGHVSAASQAQPKAAPPQAEGELTSAQTFASGMASMLEVQVDKDSTSQGGEKAFSGLINDGLKDLKSASSDTRVDDFANRLAALTQAATPKTANALPVNQPIAMHQSGWTEEVVNRVMYLSSANLKAADIQLQPAELGRLDIRVNMIPDQQTQVTFMSAHSGVREALEGQMHRLRDMFNQQGMGQVDVNVSDQSRGWQGQGQDQARQGQGGRANASGGQLDSMDEELATSVAEVAANTTSVIGSSAVDYYA, from the coding sequence ATGCCCCTTACCCCCAACATGCTGATTCAGGCCGCCGCGCAGGCCAAGACTCAGGCTGCCACTGCCAATCCGTCGCCAACGGCCATCGACACTGGGGCGAACACCACCAGCTTCGCCCAGGTCTTTGCCCAGGAAACTACTGCAAAACCCGCCGTGACAAGCGACGGGCCTGCCAAGCCGGGGCGCGACAAAGCCTCGGACAGTGCCGGTAATAAGGACGTCCCTGCCGACAAGTCTGCCGCCGTGCAGCCGGCTGTTGCCGATAACGGCAAATCCTTGCCCGCCGATAAGCCGGTAGTCAGTGATGACAGCGCGACCACAGACGACACCGTGAAGACTGACGCGCCTGTAGCGGACAGTGCGCCGGTTGATCCGGCTGTCGATCCTGCCTTGTTGCCGGTGGTGCAGCCGACGTTGCCTGTCGCCGATGTGCAGGCGCCGCCCGTGGTTGTGCCGACGCCGCAGGTTGAAGCGCCGCCCGCGGCCGTGGCCAGTGCGGTGCAGGCCCCGGTAGTCGCGCCCGTGGTCGACCCGGATTTCAATCCGCATGCCGACCCGTTGGACTCCCTGCCGGCTGTGCGCCTGGCGATGGAGCAGGGTGGTCATGTCTCGGCCGCCAGTCAGGCTCAGCCCAAAGCTGCACCGCCCCAGGCGGAAGGTGAGCTGACGTCCGCGCAAACCTTCGCCAGCGGCATGGCCAGCATGCTTGAGGTTCAAGTCGACAAGGACAGCACCAGTCAAGGGGGCGAAAAAGCCTTCAGTGGTCTGATCAATGATGGCCTCAAGGATCTGAAGTCGGCGAGCAGCGATACCCGTGTCGATGACTTCGCCAACCGTCTGGCGGCGCTGACCCAGGCGGCGACACCGAAAACCGCCAATGCGTTGCCGGTGAACCAGCCAATCGCCATGCATCAGAGCGGCTGGACGGAGGAAGTGGTCAACCGCGTCATGTACCTGTCGAGTGCCAACCTCAAGGCCGCCGACATTCAGCTTCAGCCGGCCGAACTCGGGCGTCTGGACATTCGCGTGAACATGATCCCGGATCAGCAGACCCAGGTGACATTCATGAGTGCTCACTCGGGTGTGCGTGAAGCGCTGGAGGGGCAGATGCATCGCCTGCGCGACATGTTCAACCAGCAAGGCATGGGGCAGGTCGACGTCAACGTTTCCGACCAGTCTCGTGGCTGGCAGGGGCAAGGGCAGGACCAGGCTCGGCAAGGACAGGGTGGTCGTGCCAATGCCAGCGGTGGTCAGCTTGACTCGATGGACGAAGAGCTTGCGACGAGCGTCGCCGAAGTGGCCGCCAATACCACCAGCGTCATTGGTTCCAGCGCAGTCGATTACTACGCCTGA
- the fliG gene encoding flagellar motor switch protein FliG: MTDNRAVVAKLTRVDKAAILLLSLGSTDAAQVLRHMGPKEVQRVGVAMAQMGNVHREQVEQVMSEFVDIVGDQTSLGVGSDDYVRKMLTQALGEDKANGLIDRILLGGNTSGLDSLKWMEPRAVADVIRYEHPQIQAIVVAYLDPDQAGEVLGNFDHKVRLDIILRVSSLNTVQPAALKELNQILEKQFSGNSNASRTTLGGIKRAADIMNFLDSSIEGQLMDSIREVDEDLSGQIEDLMFVFNNLSDVDDRGIQALLREVSSDVLVLALKGSDEGVKEKIFKNMSKRAAELLRDDLEAKGPVRVSDVETAQKEILTIARRMAEAGEIVLGGKGGEEMI, encoded by the coding sequence ATGACTGATAACCGAGCCGTTGTTGCGAAACTCACCCGGGTCGACAAAGCCGCGATTCTGCTGCTGTCCCTGGGGTCTACCGACGCTGCGCAGGTGCTGCGCCACATGGGGCCCAAAGAGGTTCAGCGCGTGGGTGTGGCCATGGCGCAGATGGGCAATGTGCACCGCGAGCAGGTCGAGCAGGTGATGAGCGAGTTCGTCGACATCGTCGGCGATCAGACCAGCCTGGGCGTCGGTTCCGATGACTATGTCCGTAAAATGCTGACCCAGGCATTGGGCGAAGACAAGGCCAACGGCCTGATCGATCGCATCCTGCTGGGCGGCAACACCAGTGGCCTGGACAGCCTGAAATGGATGGAACCGCGCGCCGTCGCGGACGTCATCCGTTACGAGCACCCGCAGATTCAAGCGATTGTCGTGGCGTACCTGGACCCGGATCAGGCCGGCGAAGTGCTCGGCAACTTCGACCACAAAGTGCGCCTGGACATCATCTTGCGGGTTTCCTCGCTGAACACCGTTCAGCCGGCGGCCCTGAAAGAACTCAACCAGATTCTCGAGAAGCAGTTCTCCGGCAACTCGAATGCCTCGCGCACCACCCTGGGTGGTATCAAGCGCGCTGCTGATATCATGAACTTCCTCGACAGCTCGATCGAAGGCCAGTTGATGGATTCGATTCGCGAAGTCGACGAAGACCTGTCCGGTCAGATCGAAGACCTCATGTTCGTCTTCAACAACCTGTCCGATGTCGATGACCGCGGAATTCAGGCACTGTTGCGCGAAGTGTCCTCGGACGTTCTGGTTCTGGCCCTCAAGGGCTCCGACGAAGGCGTCAAAGAGAAGATCTTCAAGAACATGTCCAAGCGTGCGGCCGAACTGTTGCGCGACGACCTCGAGGCCAAGGGCCCGGTGCGCGTCAGCGACGTCGAAACCGCGCAGAAAGAAATCCTCACCATTGCCCGCCGTATGGCCGAAGCCGGAGAAATCGTTCTCGGCGGGAAGGGCGGCGAAGAGATGATTTGA
- the fliH gene encoding flagellar assembly protein FliH: protein MSSKNDELPTDLIRAKDVGGFDIWSLPSFDPHVPEPEPEPEPEPPEMEEVPLEEVQPLTLEELESIRQEAYNEGFATGEKEGFHSTTLKVRQEAEVVLAAKIANLEQLMGHLFEPIAEQDTQIEKSLVGLVQHIAKQVIQRELAIDSGQIEHVMREALKLLPLGVGNVRLYINPQDFEQVKALRERHEETWRIVEDEALLPGGCRVETDHSRIDATIETRISQIMAKLFDQLHDQALHPAPADLSLELPDAEAPPMAQEPLDIADAP from the coding sequence ATGTCGTCCAAGAATGATGAGCTGCCTACCGACCTGATCCGTGCCAAGGACGTCGGTGGTTTTGACATCTGGTCGTTGCCCAGTTTCGACCCGCATGTACCCGAGCCGGAACCTGAGCCGGAACCCGAGCCGCCAGAGATGGAGGAAGTGCCGCTGGAAGAAGTCCAGCCACTGACCCTCGAAGAGCTCGAGAGCATTCGCCAGGAAGCCTATAACGAAGGTTTCGCCACGGGTGAAAAAGAAGGCTTTCACAGCACCACGCTCAAGGTTCGCCAGGAAGCGGAAGTGGTTCTGGCCGCGAAAATCGCCAACCTTGAACAACTGATGGGGCATCTTTTCGAGCCGATTGCCGAGCAGGACACGCAGATCGAAAAGTCGCTGGTCGGGTTGGTCCAGCACATTGCCAAGCAAGTGATTCAGCGCGAATTGGCCATCGATTCGGGTCAGATCGAACACGTCATGCGTGAGGCGCTCAAGCTGCTGCCGCTGGGTGTCGGGAATGTGCGACTGTACATCAATCCGCAGGATTTCGAGCAGGTCAAAGCCCTGCGCGAGCGCCATGAAGAAACCTGGCGCATCGTTGAAGACGAAGCGCTGTTGCCGGGCGGTTGCCGGGTTGAAACCGATCATAGTCGTATCGATGCAACCATCGAGACGCGCATCAGCCAGATCATGGCCAAGCTTTTCGATCAGTTGCACGACCAGGCATTGCATCCGGCACCGGCTGATTTGAGCCTTGAGTTGCCGGATGCTGAAGCGCCGCCGATGGCTCAAGAGCCACTGGACATCGCCGATGCGCCTTGA
- the fliJ gene encoding flagellar export protein FliJ, with protein MAQSRATRLAPVVDMAEKAEKTAVQRLGYFQGQVRLAESKLGDLEGFRLEYLERWVERGRNGVSGEWLLGYQGFLAQLGTAVDQQRQSLAWHQNNLDQARDAWQQAFARVEGLRKLVQRYIDEARQLEDKREQKLLDELSQRLPRQNPY; from the coding sequence ATGGCCCAGTCTCGTGCTACGCGTCTGGCTCCGGTGGTGGACATGGCCGAAAAGGCCGAGAAAACCGCCGTCCAGCGTCTTGGGTACTTTCAGGGACAGGTTCGCCTGGCGGAAAGCAAGCTCGGGGACCTCGAGGGGTTTCGACTCGAGTACCTGGAGCGATGGGTCGAGCGAGGCCGCAATGGCGTCTCGGGAGAGTGGTTGCTGGGGTATCAGGGGTTTCTCGCTCAACTGGGTACGGCCGTCGATCAGCAGCGTCAAAGCCTGGCCTGGCACCAGAACAACCTCGATCAGGCGCGGGATGCCTGGCAGCAGGCGTTCGCCAGGGTCGAAGGCTTGCGCAAGCTGGTTCAGCGTTACATCGACGAGGCGCGCCAGCTTGAAGACAAGCGCGAGCAGAAGCTGCTCGATGAGCTTTCCCAGCGTCTTCCCCGCCAGAATCCTTATTAA
- a CDS encoding fused response regulator/phosphatase, translating into MAPLMEPLTVLIAEDSAADRLLLSSIVRRQGHEVLTAANGAEAVEVYRQQRPQLVLMDAMMPVMDGFEAVRQIKQLAGETLVPIIFLTSLTESEALARCLEAGGDDFLAKPYNQVILSAKIKAMDRLRRLQATVLEQRDLIARHHDYLLNEQRVAKAVFDKVAHSGCLSAPNIRYLQSPYALFNGDLLLAAFTPAGDMHVLLGDFTGHGLPAAVGAMPLAEVFYGMTAKGFGLAEILREMNAKLKRILPVDMFCCATLLSLSFQRRSVEVWNGGMPDGYLHDLASGERLPLPARHLPLGVLSPETFDDRTEVFPMAVGDRVFLLSDGVIDTCDASEQLFGIERLERVFAANRQPDLLFEEIEQALRDFRGEARDDVSMVEVSLLQAAQLSPPAMVYSDSGQSCPLDWSVNFEFRAATLKRFNPLPYLLQLLLEVHGLRTQSGALYGVLAELYSNALEHGVLGLESSIKRDASGFARYYRQRNERLEALEDGYVRVQLRVTPQGAGGRLEIQVEDSGAGFDVQRVMARPVDGDRLSGRGVSLIRQLSRSASWSDDGRSARVEFFWEALA; encoded by the coding sequence ATGGCGCCGCTCATGGAGCCGCTGACGGTACTGATTGCCGAGGACAGCGCCGCGGACCGGCTGCTGCTTTCCAGTATTGTCCGTCGTCAGGGGCACGAGGTGCTGACGGCGGCCAATGGCGCCGAAGCGGTCGAGGTCTACCGGCAGCAGCGTCCGCAGCTGGTCTTGATGGACGCGATGATGCCGGTCATGGACGGTTTCGAGGCGGTTCGGCAGATCAAGCAGTTGGCCGGGGAAACCCTGGTGCCGATCATCTTTCTCACCTCGTTGACCGAAAGCGAAGCGCTGGCGCGATGCCTGGAGGCGGGCGGCGACGACTTTTTGGCGAAACCCTATAACCAGGTGATTCTTTCCGCCAAGATCAAGGCGATGGATCGTTTGCGTCGCTTGCAGGCAACAGTGCTTGAGCAGCGCGACCTGATCGCCCGGCATCACGATTACCTGCTCAACGAGCAGCGCGTGGCCAAGGCTGTGTTCGACAAGGTGGCGCATTCCGGTTGCCTGAGCGCGCCGAATATCCGTTACCTGCAATCGCCTTATGCACTGTTCAATGGCGATCTCTTGTTGGCCGCCTTCACGCCGGCCGGCGACATGCATGTGTTGCTCGGAGATTTTACCGGCCATGGCCTGCCTGCTGCGGTCGGCGCCATGCCACTGGCAGAGGTTTTCTATGGGATGACCGCCAAGGGCTTCGGTCTGGCGGAAATCCTGCGGGAGATGAACGCCAAGCTCAAACGCATTCTGCCAGTGGACATGTTCTGTTGCGCGACCCTGTTGTCGCTGAGCTTTCAGCGCCGTTCCGTGGAAGTCTGGAACGGCGGGATGCCGGATGGCTACCTGCACGACCTGGCCAGTGGCGAGCGCCTGCCATTGCCGGCGCGGCACCTGCCGCTGGGGGTATTGAGCCCGGAAACCTTCGATGACCGCACGGAAGTTTTTCCAATGGCCGTTGGTGATCGGGTGTTTCTGCTTTCCGATGGGGTGATCGATACCTGCGATGCCAGCGAGCAGCTGTTTGGGATCGAGCGGCTAGAGCGGGTGTTTGCCGCCAATCGTCAGCCTGATCTGTTATTCGAGGAAATCGAGCAGGCATTGCGAGACTTTCGCGGGGAGGCCCGTGACGACGTCAGCATGGTCGAAGTCAGCCTGTTGCAGGCCGCGCAACTCAGTCCTCCAGCGATGGTGTACTCCGACAGTGGGCAGTCCTGCCCGCTGGACTGGTCGGTCAATTTCGAATTTCGTGCTGCGACGCTCAAGCGTTTCAATCCATTGCCCTATCTGTTGCAGTTGCTGCTGGAGGTGCATGGTCTGCGCACTCAGAGTGGTGCCCTTTATGGGGTGCTGGCGGAGCTCTACTCCAACGCGCTGGAGCATGGCGTACTGGGGCTGGAGTCGAGCATCAAGCGCGATGCGTCAGGTTTTGCCCGTTACTATCGGCAGCGTAATGAGCGTCTGGAGGCGCTGGAGGACGGCTATGTCAGGGTTCAGTTGCGGGTGACGCCGCAAGGGGCTGGCGGGCGTCTGGAGATCCAGGTCGAAGACAGCGGGGCGGGCTTTGATGTGCAGCGGGTGATGGCCCGGCCTGTCGATGGCGACCGATTGTCGGGGCGTGGCGTCAGTCTGATCCGCCAGTTGAGTCGCAGTGCGAGCTGGTCTGACGATGGTCGCAGTGCTCGCGTGGAGTTTTTCTGGGAGGCTCTGGCATAA
- the fliF gene encoding flagellar basal-body MS-ring/collar protein FliF, with translation MAEAVADNVPAKVTPVDGKPPLFGLSFLENLSEMTVLRQVGLLVGLAASVAIGFAVVLWSQQPDYRPLYGSLAGMDAKQVMDTLAGADIPYTVEPNSGALLVKADDLSRARLKLAAAGVTPSDGNIGFEILDKDQGLGTSQFMEATRYRRGLEGELARTISSLNNVKGARVHLAIPKSSVFVRDERKPSASVLVELYSGRSLEPGQVVAIVNLVATSVPELSKSQITVVDQKGNLLSDQAEHSELTMAGKQFDYSRRMESMLTQRVHNILQPVLGNDRYKAEVSADVDFSAVESTSEQFNPDQPALRSEQSVNEQRTASNGPQGVPGALSNQPPSPASAPQTTGGATASAGMVQPGQPLLDANGQQIMDPATGQPMLAPYPADKRQQSTKNFELDRSISHTKQQQGRLNRLSVAVVVDDQVKVSAANGETTRAPWSADELARFTRLVQDAVGFDASRGDSVSVINVPFSADRGEVIADIPFYSQPWFWDVVKQVLGVLFILVLVFGVLRPVLNNITGGGKDKQLAGLGNDMELGGMGGLDGELSNDRVSLGGPQSILLPSPSEGYDAQLNAIKSLVAEDPGRVAQVVKEWINADD, from the coding sequence CCAAGGTCACCCCCGTAGACGGCAAACCGCCGCTATTTGGTCTGTCCTTCCTGGAAAACCTCTCCGAAATGACCGTGCTGCGTCAGGTAGGCCTTTTGGTCGGCCTGGCTGCGAGCGTGGCGATTGGATTTGCCGTCGTGTTGTGGTCGCAGCAACCCGATTATCGGCCACTGTACGGCAGCCTTGCCGGCATGGACGCCAAGCAGGTCATGGATACCCTGGCTGGCGCCGACATTCCCTATACCGTAGAACCCAACTCTGGCGCCTTGCTGGTCAAGGCCGATGATCTGTCGCGTGCGCGGCTCAAGCTTGCCGCTGCCGGTGTCACTCCCAGCGACGGCAACATCGGTTTCGAGATTCTCGACAAGGACCAGGGCCTGGGCACCAGTCAGTTCATGGAGGCGACACGTTACCGTCGTGGCCTTGAAGGTGAACTGGCGCGGACCATTTCCAGCCTGAACAACGTCAAGGGTGCGCGTGTGCACCTGGCGATTCCGAAAAGTTCGGTGTTCGTTCGTGACGAGCGCAAGCCAAGTGCTTCGGTTCTGGTCGAGCTGTACTCCGGTCGTTCGCTGGAGCCAGGCCAGGTCGTCGCCATCGTCAATCTGGTGGCGACCAGCGTTCCGGAGCTGAGCAAGTCGCAAATCACCGTGGTCGACCAGAAGGGCAACCTGCTCTCCGATCAGGCGGAACACTCTGAACTGACCATGGCCGGCAAGCAGTTCGATTACAGCCGTCGCATGGAAAGCATGCTCACCCAGCGTGTGCACAATATCCTGCAACCGGTACTGGGCAACGACCGCTACAAGGCTGAAGTGTCGGCCGACGTCGATTTCAGTGCCGTCGAATCCACTTCCGAGCAGTTCAACCCGGATCAGCCGGCGTTGCGCAGCGAGCAGTCGGTCAACGAACAGCGTACCGCCAGCAATGGCCCGCAAGGCGTGCCGGGTGCCCTGAGCAACCAGCCGCCATCGCCGGCCTCCGCGCCGCAAACCACCGGTGGCGCCACTGCGTCGGCCGGCATGGTGCAGCCAGGCCAGCCGTTGCTTGATGCCAATGGTCAGCAAATCATGGACCCGGCCACCGGCCAGCCTATGCTTGCACCGTACCCGGCAGACAAGCGTCAACAATCCACCAAGAACTTCGAGCTTGATCGCTCCATCAGCCACACCAAGCAGCAGCAGGGGCGTTTGAATCGCCTGTCGGTTGCGGTGGTGGTCGATGATCAGGTCAAGGTCAGCGCCGCCAACGGTGAAACCACCCGTGCACCGTGGAGCGCCGACGAATTGGCACGCTTCACGCGCCTGGTGCAGGATGCGGTCGGCTTCGATGCCAGCCGGGGTGACAGCGTCAGCGTGATCAACGTGCCGTTCTCGGCGGATCGCGGTGAAGTGATTGCCGACATCCCGTTCTACTCTCAGCCATGGTTCTGGGATGTAGTGAAACAAGTGCTGGGTGTGCTGTTCATCCTGGTGCTGGTGTTCGGTGTGCTGCGTCCGGTGCTCAACAACATCACCGGTGGCGGCAAGGACAAGCAATTGGCTGGCCTGGGCAACGACATGGAACTTGGCGGCATGGGCGGCCTGGATGGCGAGCTGTCGAACGACCGTGTCAGCCTCGGTGGTCCGCAAAGCATTCTGCTGCCTAGCCCGAGCGAAGGCTATGACGCACAGTTGAACGCCATCAAGAGTCTGGTAGCAGAAGACCCGGGCCGAGTGGCTCAGGTCGTGAAAGAGTGGATTAACGCAGATGACTGA
- a CDS encoding STAS domain-containing protein, with the protein MSVVTEVSPDGQKLTISIKGRFDFGKHQEFRDSYEKFVKKPNSVVVDLKEATYLDSSALGMLLLLRDHAGGDDSDIRVVNSSSDVKKILAISNFDKLFDIS; encoded by the coding sequence ATGTCAGTCGTTACAGAAGTCTCGCCGGATGGGCAAAAGCTGACGATCTCGATCAAGGGTCGGTTCGATTTCGGCAAGCATCAGGAATTTCGTGATTCTTACGAAAAATTCGTCAAGAAACCCAACTCCGTTGTGGTCGATCTGAAAGAGGCGACCTACCTCGACAGCTCGGCGCTGGGGATGCTCCTGTTGCTGCGCGACCATGCCGGGGGCGACGACTCGGACATTCGAGTGGTCAACAGCAGCTCGGATGTGAAGAAGATCCTGGCAATCTCCAATTTCGACAAGCTTTTCGACATCAGTTGA
- the fliL gene encoding flagellar basal body-associated protein FliL has translation MAKTEAAVKDPAGKGKLKLIVVIVLALLLAIGTSVGATWYFMHSAQSKPEAATQADSNVKPAAIYEPMAPAFVANYTQNGRQRYMQVSITLLARNQADLDALKVHMPVIRNNLVMLFSGQNFDTLATPVGQEMLRQKATASVQEVAQKEVGKVVIDQLLFTNFVLQ, from the coding sequence ATGGCGAAGACCGAAGCAGCAGTGAAAGACCCCGCCGGCAAAGGCAAACTCAAGCTGATCGTAGTGATCGTGCTGGCATTGCTGCTGGCGATCGGTACGTCCGTGGGGGCGACCTGGTATTTCATGCACAGCGCCCAGAGCAAGCCCGAGGCCGCAACGCAGGCAGACAGCAATGTCAAACCGGCCGCGATCTACGAGCCGATGGCGCCAGCGTTTGTGGCCAACTACACCCAGAATGGCCGTCAGCGCTACATGCAGGTGAGCATTACCCTGCTGGCCCGCAACCAGGCGGACCTGGACGCACTCAAAGTCCACATGCCGGTTATTCGCAATAACCTGGTCATGCTGTTCTCCGGACAGAATTTCGACACCCTGGCGACCCCGGTCGGTCAGGAAATGTTGCGTCAGAAAGCTACTGCCAGCGTGCAGGAAGTGGCGCAGAAAGAGGTCGGCAAAGTGGTGATCGACCAATTGCTCTTCACTAATTTCGTACTGCAGTAG